In Carassius carassius chromosome 7, fCarCar2.1, whole genome shotgun sequence, one genomic interval encodes:
- the chrna9a gene encoding neuronal acetylcholine receptor subunit alpha-9-I, with translation MENYSNALRPVEDTDKALNVTLQITLSQIKDMDERNQVLTTYLWVRQIWHDAYLHWDKDEYDGLEVIRIPSSLVWRPDIVLYNNADEEDSSGPPDTNVVLRYNGEITWDSPAITKSSCKVDVSYFPFDSQQCNLTFGSWTYNGNQVDIRMGMESGDLSDFVENVEWECHGMPAVKNVIMYGCCSDPYPDITYTVLLKRRSSFYIFNLLLPCFLISFLAPLGFYLPADSGEKVSLGVTVLLALTVFQLMVAESMPPSESVPLIGKYYIATMTMITASTSLTIFIMNIHFCGAEAKPVPHWAKVLIIDFMSKIFFVYEVGENCTTPESDRGTLFSEDPLASLERDGYFDKGFYGDCHHDDRNCNSKNKISTGTGCVCICGQHQKVVRNIEYIANCFREQRAHQAKGAEWKKVAKVMDRFFMWVFFIMVFLMSILVMAKAT, from the exons ATGGAGAACTATTCTAATGCTTTACGGCCTGTGGAGGACACAGACAAAGCCCTTAATGTCACTCTACAGATCACACTCTCACAGATCAAAGATATG GATGAAAGGAACCAGGTGTTGACCACATACCTTTGGGTGCGTCAGATCTGGCATGATGCTTATCTGCATTGGGATAAAGATGAGTATGATGGACTTGAGGTCATTCGAATACCCAGCAGTCTTGTATGGAGGCCAGACATCGTTCTGTATAACAA TGCGGATGAGGAGGACTCCTCCGGACCCCCAGACACGAATGTGGTGTTGAGATATAATGGTGAGATCACTTGGGACTCCCCTGCTATCACTAAGAGTTCCTGTAAGGTGGACGTCTCTTATTTCCCCTTTGATAGTCAGCAGTGCAACCTTACCTTTGGCTCCTGGACCTACAATGGCAACCAG GTGGATATCAGAATGGGCATGGAGAGTGGTGACCTTTCAGACTTTGTGGAAAACGTGGAATGGGAGTGTCACGGTATGCCGGCCGTTAAAAACGTCATAATGTACGGCTGCTGCTCTGATCCGTACCCTGACATAACGTACACAGTCCTGCTCAAGCGGCGTTCTTCCTTCTACATCTTCAACCTTCTTCTGCCGTGTTTCCTCATCTCTTTCTTGGCTCCTCTGGGTTTCTACCTGCCTGCTGATTCAGGGGAGAAGGTCTCACTGGGGGTGACGGTTCTGCTGGCTCTGACTGTATTTCAGCTGATGGTGGCTGAGAGTATGCCACCTTCAGAAAGTGTTCCCCTAATTG GAAAATACTACATTGCAACGATGACCATGATAACAGCCTCTACATCTTTAACTATCTTTATCATGAATATACACTTCTGTGGAGCGGAAGCCAAACCTGTGCCCCACTGGGCCAAAGTCCTGATAATAGATTTCATGTCGAAGATCTTCTTTGTGTATGAGGTAGGGGAGAACTGTACCACACCTGAAAGTGACCGAGGCACATTGTTCTCTGAAGACCCACTGGCTAGCCTTGAGAGAGATGGGTATTTTGACAAAGGGTTTTATGGAGACTGTCATCATGATGACAGAAACTGCA ATAGTAAAAATAAGATTTCCACTGGCACAGGATGTGTATGCATCTGTGGCCAACATCAGAAAGTGGTGCGAAACATTGAGTACATAGCTAACTGTTTCCGAGAGCAGAGGGCACACCAGGCCAAAGGGGCTGAATGGAAAAAGGTTGCCAAGGTGATGGACAGGTTCTTCATGTGGGTGTTtttcatcatggtcttcctcatgaGTATCCTTGTCATGGCCAAGGCAACCTAG